From Saimiri boliviensis isolate mSaiBol1 chromosome 9, mSaiBol1.pri, whole genome shotgun sequence, a single genomic window includes:
- the SLITRK3 gene encoding SLIT and NTRK-like protein 3 — protein MKPSIAEMLHRGKMLWIILLSTIALGWTTPIPLIEDSEEIDEPCFDPCYCEVKESLFHIHCDSKGFTNISQITEFWSRPFKLYLQRNSMRKLYTNSFLHLNNAVSINLGNNALQDIQTGAFNGLKILKRLYLHENKLDVFRNDTFLGLESLEYLQADYNVIKRIESGAFRNLSKLRVLILNDNLIPMLPTNLFKAVSLTHLDLRGNRLKVLFYRGMLDHIGRSLMELQLEENPWNCTCEIVQLKSWLERIPYTALVGDITCETPFHFHGKDLREIRKSELCPLLSDSEVEASLGIPHLSSSKENAWPTKPSSMLSSVHFTASSVEYKSSNKQPKPTKQPRTPRPPSTSQALYPGPNQPPIAPYQTRPPIPIICPTGCTCNLHINDLGLTVNCKERGFNNISELLPRPLNAKKLYLSSNLIQKIYRSDFWNFSSLDLLHLGNNRISYVQDGAFINLPNLKSLFLNGNDIEKLTPGMFRGLQSLNYLYFEFNVIREIQPAAFSLMPNLKLLFLNNNLLRTLPTDAFAGTSLARLNLRKNYFLYLPVAGVLEHLNAIVQIDLNENPWDCTCDLVPFKQWIETISSVSVVGDVLCRSPENLTHRDVRTIELEVLCPEMLHIAPAGASPAQPGDSHLIGAPTSASPYEFSPPGGPVPLSVLILSLLVLFFSAVCVAAGLFAYVLRRRRKKLPFRSKRQEGVDLTGIQMQCHRLFEDGGGGGGGSGGGGRPTLSSPEKAPPVGHVYEYIPHPVTQMCNNPIYKPREEEEVAVSSAQEAGSAERGGPGTQPPGKGEVLLGSEQFAETPKENHSNYRTLLEKEKEWALAVSSSQLNTIVTVNHHHPHPHHPAVGGVSGVGGGTGGDLAGFRHHEKNGGVVLFPPGGGCGGGSMLLDRERSQPAPCTVGFVDCLYGTVPKLKELHVHPPGMQYPDLQQDARLKETLLFSAGKGFTDHQTQKSDYLELRAKLQTKPDYLEVLEKTTYRF, from the coding sequence ATGAAACCTTCCATAGCTGAGATGCTTCACAGAGGAAAGATGTTGTGGATAATTCTTCTAAGCACAATTGCTCTAGGATGGACTACCCCGATTCCCCTCATAGAGGACTCAGAGGAAATAGACGAGCCCTGTTTTGATCCATGCTACTGTGAAGTTAAAGAAAGCCTCTTTCACATACATTGTGACAGCAAAGGATTTACAAATATTAGTCAGATTACCGAGTTCTGGTCAAGACCTTTTAAACTGTATCTGCAGAGGAATTCCATGAGGAAATTATACACCAacagttttcttcatttgaatAATGCTGTGTCTATTAATCTTGGGAACAATGCATTGCAGGACATTCAGACTGGAGCTTTCAATGgtcttaagattttaaaaagactataCCTACATGAAAACAAACTAGATGTCTTCAGAAATGACACCTTCCTTGGCTTGGAAAGCCTGGAATATCTGCAGGCAGACTACAATGTCATTAAACGTATTGAGAGTGGGGCATTTCGGAACCTAAGTAAATTGAGGGTgcttattttaaatgataatctCATCCCCATGCTTCCAACAAATTTATTTAAGGCTGTCTCTTTAACCCATTTGGACCTACGTGGAAATAGGTTAAAGGTTCTTTTTTACCGAGGAATGCTAGATCATATTGGCAGAAGCCTGATGGAGCTCCAGCTGGAAGAAAATCCCTGGAACTGTACATGTGAGATTGTACAACTGAAGAGTTGGCTAGAACGCATTCCTTATACTGCCCTGGTGGGAGACATTACCTGTGAGACCCCTTTCCATTTCCATGGAAAGGACCTGCGAGAAATCAGGAAGTCAGAACTCTGTCCCTTGCTGTCTGACTCTGAAGTAGAGGCTAGTTTGGGAATTCCACATTTGTCATCAAGTAAGGAGAATGCATGGCCAACTAAGCCTTCCTCAATGCTATCCTCTGTCCATTTCACTGCTTCTTCTGTTGAATACAAGTCCTCAAATAAACAGCCTAAGCCCACCAAACAGCCTCGAACACCAAgaccaccctccacctcccaagctttGTATCCTGGTCCAAACCAGCCTCCCATTGCTCCTTATCAGACCAGACCACCAATCCCCATTATATGCCCCACTGGGTGTACCTGTAATTTGCACATCAATGACCTTGGATTGACTGTCAACTGCAAAGAGCGAGGATTTAATAACATTTCTGAGCTTCTTCCAAGGCCGTTGAATGCCAAGAAACTGTATCTGAGCAGCAATCTGATTCAGAAAATATACCGTTCTGACTTTTGGAATTTTTCTTCCTTGGATCTCTTGCATCTGGGGAACAATCGTATTTCCTATGTCCAAGATGGGGCCTTTATCAACTTGCCCAACTTAAAGAGCCTCTTCCTTAATGGCAATGATATAGAGAAGCTGACACCAGGCATGTTCCGAGGCCTACAGAGTTTGAACTACCTGTACTTTGAGTTCAATGTCATCCGGGAAATCCAGCCTGCAGCCTTCAGCCTCATGCCCAACTTGAAGCTGCTATTCCTCAATAATAACTTGCTGAGGACCCTGCCAACAGACGCCTTTGCAGGCACATCCCTGGCCCGGCTCAACCTGAGGAAAAACTACTTCCTCTATCTTCCTGTGGCTGGTGTCCTGGAACACCTGAATGCCATTGTCCAGATAGACCTCAATGAGAATCCTTGGGACTGCACTTGTGACCTAGTCCCCTTTAAACAGTGGATCGAAACCATCAGCTCAGTCAGCGTGGTTGGTGATGTGCTTTGCAGGAGCCCTGAGAACCTCACCCACCGTGATGTACGCACCATTGAGCTGGAAGTTCTTTGTCCAGAGATGCTGCATATTGCACCAGCTGGAGCatccccagcccagcctggagaTTCTCATCTTATCGGAGCGCCAACAAGTGCATCACCTTATGAGTTTTCTCCTCCTGGGGGCCCTGTGCCACTTTCTGTGTTAATTCTCAGCCTGCTGGTTCTGTTTTTCTCAGCAGTCTGTGTTGCTGCAGGCCTCTTTGCCTATGTGCTCCGACGGCGTCGTAAGAAGCTCCCCTTCAGAAGCAAGCGGCAGGAAGGTGTGGACCTCACTGGCATCCAGATGCAATGCCACCGGCTGTTTGAGGATGGTGGAGGTGGCGGTGGTGGAAGTGGGGGTGGAGGACGACCAACTCTCTCCTCTCCAGAGAAGGCCCCTCCTGTGGGTCATGTGTATGAGTACATCCCCCACCCCGTTACTCAAATGTGCAACAACCCCATCTACAAGcctcgggaggaggaggaggtggctgtTTCATCAGCCCAAGAAGCAGGGAGCGCAGAACGTGGGGGTCCCGGGACACAACCACCGGGAAAGGGAGAGGTTCTCCTAGGAAGTGAGCAGTTTGCTGAGACACCCAAGGAGAACCACAGCAACTACCGGACCTtgctggagaaggagaaggagtggGCCCTCGCGGTGTCCAGCTCCCAGCTTAACACCATAGTGACGGTGAATCACcatcaccctcaccctcaccacCCAGCGGTTGGTGGGGTTTCAGGAGTAGGTGGGGGGACTGGTGGAGACTTGGCAGGGTTCCGCCACCATGAGAAAAATGGTGGGGTGGTGCTCTTTCCTCCCGGGGGAGGCTGTGGTGGTGGCAGTATGTTACTAGACCGAGAGAGGTCACAACCTGCCCCCTGCACAGTGGGATTTGTGGACTGTCTCTATGGAACAGTGCCCAAATTAAAGGAACTGCACGTGCATCCTCCTGGCATGCAATACCCAGACTTACAGCAGGACGCCAGGCTCAAAGAAACCCTTCTCTTCTCGGCTGGAAAGGGCTTCACAGACCACCAAACCCAAAAAAGTGATTACCTCGAGTTAAGGGCCAAACTTCAAACCAAGCCGGATTACCTCGAAGTCCTGGAGAAGACAACATACAGGTtctaa